Proteins from a genomic interval of Oncorhynchus clarkii lewisi isolate Uvic-CL-2024 chromosome 15, UVic_Ocla_1.0, whole genome shotgun sequence:
- the LOC139367215 gene encoding nucleolar MIF4G domain-containing protein 1 has translation MKGKGKAKRKGKKDTGKLQKYMMTVNDFVKSKVGCDETEETEDGSGLRFVKKKNRKEIRKEQRKMKKAKIKNHYEGYKALKASTGDSVEVATLSDKQQTKKVNGKVKEDEPVSQQPKSTPVVTAAGEKAEKKGPKKPSKKEKKRNKLEESRKKALLEANIAEDREIKRLERSLGYNKRKNKQKLPQSFADDGLDYILGVLDAGSAASGIMHDSDDDMDIAKEKLRKLEDSESEMSGDEEEEQGDDSEEEGSELGRDGDLDTIEEDEIDEEEEDGMDEGGESEMDESGGIASEEENVKDEGVESGDSTLAGPKADTAVPSAGKYVPPHLRDTGDDKRRAELERLKRQVKGLVNRLSEANMASISGQLEELYMSSSRKDMNDTLTEILLAACVTPALMPDRLLMEHVLLVSILHHTVGLEVGANFLETVVRQFAELYKSPGEGKECDNLVAMVAHLYNFQVVHALLIFDILKMLLGAFAEKDIELVLFVLKNVGFALRKDDALALKELISEAQSKASGVGTKFQDENRVRFMLETMLALKNNDMRKIPGYDPEPVERLRKLQRTLIHQSSGGSDVKLRVSLENLLAAEQVGRWWIVGSSWSGLPMMGDQGNKTSKQTTAEGKFSAKVLDLARKQRMNTDIRRNIFCVIMTSEDYLDAFEKLIRLGLKDQQEREIVHVLMDCCLQEKSFNAFYAVLGEKFCEHDRRFQMTFQFSLWDKFKDLSSLSTSTFSNLVQLVTRFLRRKCLSLSILKVIEFGELDKPKVKFLRQVLTKLLKDTEMEDLTNIFGRISGIPKLGMLREGLKLFISHFLLKNAQSQGPAEQADLLSERAEVATKAMEAKETKLKL, from the exons ATGAAAGGCAAGGGGAAAGcaaagaggaaaggaaagaaagaCACTGGTAAATTGCAAAAGTATATGATGACAGTTAACGACTTTGTAAAAAGTAAGGTAGGCTGTGATGAAACTGAAGAAACGGAAGATGGCAGTGGCTTGAGATTTGTTAAGAAGAAAAATAGAAAAGAAATTCGTAAGGAGCAAAGAAAGATGAAAAAGGCTAAAATTAAGAATCACTATGAAGGCTACAAGGCTCTCAAAGCATCCACTGGTGACAGTGTGGAAGTTGCAACCCTATCTGATAAACAACAAACAAAGaaggttaatggaaaagtaaagGAAGACGAGCCAGTATCTCAACAACCCAAGTCAACTCCTGTTGTGACTGCCGCAGGAGAGAAGGCTGAGAAAAAAGGACCTAAGAAACCTTctaagaaagaaaagaaaagaaacaaACTTGAGGAATCAAGAAAAAAAGCCCTTTTGGAAGCAAATATTGCTGAGGACAGAGAAATTAAGAGGTTGGAGAGATCTCTTGGGTATAACAAaaggaaaaacaaacaaaaacttcCCCAGTCATTCGCTGATGATGGACTGGATTACATTTTGGGGGTGCTGGATGCTGGATCGGCAGCTTCGGGGATAATGCATGACAGTGATGATGACATGGACATTGCCAAAGAGAAATTAAGGAAATTGGAAGACAGTGAATCTGAAATGTCCGGCGATGAGGAGGAAGAACAAGGAGATGACTCGGAAGAGGAGGGCAGTGAACTAGGCAGAGATGGAGACCTGGATACCATCGAGGAAGATGAGATagatgaggaggaagaagatGGGATGGATGAGGGTGGCGAAAGTGAGATGGATGAGAGTGGTGGAATAGCTTCGGAAGAAGAGAATGTAAAGGATGAGGGAGTTGAGAGTGGAGACTCAACGCTTGCAGGGCCGAAAGCTGACACT GCTGTCCCGTCAGCAGGAAAATACGTGCCCCCTCACCTACGGGACACCGGGGATGATAAGCGCAGAGCTGAGTTGGAGAGACTGAAGAGACAAGTCAAAGGACTTGTGAACAG GCTCAGTGAGGCCAACATGGCGTCCATCAGTGGCCAGCTGGAAGAGCTGTACATGAGCTCCAGCCGGAAGGACATGAACGACACCCTGACGGAGATTCTCCTGGCAGCCTGTGTCACCCCAGCCCTGATGCCTGACAGACTGCTCATGGAACACGTCCTGCTTGTCAGCATACTGCATCACACAGTGGGGCTTGAG GTGGGGGCTAATTTCTTGGAGACGGTGGTGCGGCAGTTCGCCGAGTTGTACAAGAGCCCCGGCGAAGGCAAGGAGTGTGACAACCTGGTGGCCATGGTGGCACATCTCTACAACTTCCAGGTGGTGCACGCCCTCCTCATCTTTGACATCCTGAAGATGCTTTTGGGGGCCTTCGCCGAGAAGGACATTGAGCTGGTCCTGTTCGTGCTGAAGAACGTAGGATTCGCCCTGCGGAAGGATGATGCCCTTGCGCTGAAAGAACTCATCTCTGAGGCCCAGAGCAAGGCCAGTGGTGTGGGCACCAAGTTCCAGGACGAAAATAGG GTGCGCTTCATGCTGGAGACCATGTTGGCTCTGAAGAACAACGATATGAGGAAGATCCCTGGCTACGACCCAGAGCCTGTTGAGAGACTCAGAAAGCTGCAGAGAACTCTG ATCCACCAGAGTTCGGGGGGCAGTGATGTAAAGCTGAGGGTCTCCCTGGAAAACCTCCTGGCTGCAGAGCAGGTGGGCCGCTGGTGGATCGTGGGCTCATCGTGGTCCGGACTCCCCATGATGGGTGACCAGGGCAACAAGACCTCAAAACAGACTACTGCAGAAGGAAAG TTCAGCGCCAAGGTCTTAGACCTGGCCCGGAAACAGCGAATGAACACGGACATCAGACGAAATATATTCTGCGTGATCATGACCAGCGAGGATTACCTCGATGCCTTTGAGAAGCTGATACG GCTGGGGCTGAAGGACCAGCAGGAGAGGGAGATCGTCCACGTGCTGATGGACTGCTGCCTCCAGGAGAAGAGCTTCAATGCCTTCTATGCTGTACTGGGAGAGAAGTTCTGTGAGCACGACAGGCGGTTCCAG ATGACATTTCAGTTCAGTCTGTGGGACAAATTCAAGGACCTGTCCAGCCTATCCACCAGCACCTTCAGCAACCTGGTCCAGCTGGTCACACGCTTCCTCCGGAGAAagtgcctctccctctccatactcAAG GTGATCGAGTTTGGTGAGTTGGACAAGCCTAAAGTCAAGTTCCTGCGTCAGGTATTGACTAAGCTGTTAAAAGACACAGAGATGGAGGATCTTACAAACATATTTGGAAG GATTTCGGGAATTCCCAAGCTAGGAATGCTGCGGGAGGGCttgaagctgttcatcagtcacTTCCTACTGAAGAATGCCCAGTCGCAGGGACCAGCTGAGCAAGCAGACCTTCTGTCAGAGCGAGCCGAGGTTGCCACCAAGGCCATGGAGGCCAAAGAGACTAAACTCAAACtgtaa